One part of the Neodiprion virginianus isolate iyNeoVirg1 chromosome 3, iyNeoVirg1.1, whole genome shotgun sequence genome encodes these proteins:
- the LOC124301239 gene encoding mitochondrial pyruvate carrier 1-like isoform X2 — MSRYRIKIPIFNEEWRNYFLSTHFLAPALNWAIPISSILDMTKDPKYISGNMTVGGRPPSCSTDDGLLLWIPKKHANNAQLGIFIPSLIPPSALLPYALKW; from the exons ATGTCAAGATACCGTATCAAGattccaattttcaacgagGAATGGCGCAATTATTTTCTCAG CACACACTTTTTGGCTCCAGCGTTAAATTGGGCCATACCGATTTCTTCAATTCTTGATATGACAAAGGATCCAAAATACATTAGCGGTAACATGACAGTAG GCGGCCGGCCCCCTAGCTGCTCCACGGATGATGGGCTCCTATTATGGATTCCGAAGAAACACGCAAACAACGCGCAGCTGGGGATATTTATTCCCAGTCTCATTCCCCCTTCTGCACTTTTACCCTACGCCCTGAAATGGTGA
- the LOC124301239 gene encoding mitochondrial pyruvate carrier 1-like isoform X1, protein MSRYRIKIPIFNEEWRNYFLSTHFLAPALNWAIPISSILDMTKDPKYISGNMTVALSFYSLMSMRFALRVNPRNMLLFACHIVNMNAQLVQGFRYLRYHNKLSFLPGPVIDQNIPSNSEDNANCQRK, encoded by the exons ATGTCAAGATACCGTATCAAGattccaattttcaacgagGAATGGCGCAATTATTTTCTCAG CACACACTTTTTGGCTCCAGCGTTAAATTGGGCCATACCGATTTCTTCAATTCTTGATATGACAAAGGATCCAAAATACATTAGCGGTAACATGACAGTAG CATTGAGTTTCTATTCGTTGATGTCGATGAGGTTTGCACTGAGAGTGAATCCGCGTAACATGTTGTTGTTCGCCTGTCACATTGTAAATATGAACGCTCAGCTGGTGCAGGGCTTTCGGTACCTGCGGTATCACAATAAACTCAGCTTTCTTCCGGGCCCAGTGATTGACCAGAATATCCCATCCAACAGCGAGGACAACGCCAACTGTCAAAGAAAGTAA